One stretch of Fibrobacter sp. UBA4297 DNA includes these proteins:
- a CDS encoding MlaD family protein yields the protein MNSLLFKIKKNFVASLIFLVIVVSCGLAAYYYHPSSPYHKRYTFVVKYETIGTLSPGNLVRVRGIAMGEIVDVELTDEAVYVSARVLAEAKIPVNSEFRLVTAGLMGEREMSIITGNSSKLVADGDTVSGLYDEGTSGISKNLAAVFKDIGEIKQMVTEFADSLTVGETGKRMDRVGKKVKKLIRVTNADIRKWKSLVDEVLDGYQAAGENLERSLKELSARGGESATKANETLDRVRALLDRVEVSKNEALAIVTKFDESEGSARMFLDKSSKLHKDFDLLQKDFDALLSGVKKDGLKLNVDIF from the coding sequence ATGAATAGTTTGCTGTTTAAAATCAAGAAAAATTTTGTAGCAAGTCTTATTTTTCTCGTTATCGTGGTCTCTTGTGGGCTGGCGGCTTATTATTACCATCCGTCTAGCCCTTACCACAAGCGCTATACGTTTGTCGTAAAGTACGAAACGATTGGTACGCTTTCTCCGGGGAACCTTGTGCGCGTCCGTGGTATTGCGATGGGCGAGATAGTTGATGTGGAACTTACGGACGAAGCGGTCTATGTCTCTGCACGCGTGCTTGCCGAAGCTAAGATTCCCGTGAATTCTGAATTCCGCCTCGTGACGGCTGGCCTCATGGGCGAACGCGAAATGAGCATCATCACCGGAAACTCGAGCAAACTTGTTGCCGACGGCGATACCGTAAGCGGCCTTTATGATGAGGGTACATCGGGAATTTCGAAAAATCTTGCCGCGGTGTTCAAGGATATTGGCGAAATCAAGCAAATGGTTACTGAATTTGCGGATTCGTTGACTGTGGGCGAGACTGGCAAGCGCATGGACCGTGTTGGCAAGAAGGTCAAGAAGCTAATCCGCGTGACCAATGCTGATATCCGCAAGTGGAAATCCCTAGTGGATGAAGTGCTCGACGGTTACCAGGCTGCGGGTGAAAATCTTGAACGCTCGCTTAAGGAACTTTCGGCTCGCGGCGGCGAAAGCGCTACAAAGGCAAACGAAACATTGGACCGCGTGCGTGCACTGTTGGACCGTGTTGAAGTTTCTAAGAACGAGGCGCTCGCCATTGTCACCAAGTTTGACGAAAGCGAAGGCTCGGCAAGAATGTTCCTCGATAAGTCTTCTAAGCTCCACAAAGACTTCGATTTGCTGCAAAAAGACTTCGATGCGTTGCTCAGCGGTGTCAAAAAAGACGGCCTCAAGCTCAACGTGGATATATTCTAG
- the hprK gene encoding HPr(Ser) kinase/phosphatase, with the protein MADRLNDLKILHRERFPVRDFFIRYGKDLQMVQHCPDEDMQSCIEESGIHRPGLAMAGYTKVYSSQQIQVIGHTEWNYLESVGPEARAKIFENLSVFRAPMWVVTHAQTPHDELRNMCNRLHIPLFSTTLHTFEFFKITQRILDEFFAPHAIIHGSLVDVYGVGMLYVGESNVGKSECVLDLVESGHRMVADDVVHISHVGKSIIGRPDPLIRHHMEIRGVGILDIRSMFGIHAIRKVKKIEIIVELQQWRQDVSYERTGLNEIEENVMGVSIPKVVLPVAPGKNMTVISEVIAMNALMKMSGQNVAKDFNESLMQKIKAKAKGEFTDDLLDFNPQNWSFYE; encoded by the coding sequence ATGGCTGATAGGTTGAACGACTTAAAGATCCTGCACCGAGAAAGATTCCCGGTGCGGGACTTTTTTATCCGCTACGGCAAAGATTTGCAGATGGTGCAGCATTGCCCCGATGAGGACATGCAGTCTTGCATCGAAGAAAGCGGAATCCACCGCCCTGGCCTAGCCATGGCAGGTTATACTAAAGTTTATAGTTCGCAGCAGATTCAGGTCATTGGACATACGGAATGGAATTATCTCGAATCCGTCGGTCCTGAAGCGCGTGCGAAAATTTTCGAGAACTTGTCCGTGTTCCGCGCCCCGATGTGGGTCGTGACTCATGCGCAGACCCCGCACGACGAACTTAGGAATATGTGCAACCGTTTGCACATTCCGCTGTTCTCGACAACACTCCATACGTTTGAATTTTTCAAGATTACCCAAAGGATTCTCGACGAGTTCTTTGCTCCGCACGCCATTATTCACGGAAGCCTCGTGGATGTGTATGGTGTGGGCATGCTTTACGTGGGCGAAAGCAACGTTGGCAAGTCCGAATGCGTGCTCGACCTTGTCGAAAGCGGGCACCGCATGGTGGCAGATGATGTTGTCCACATCAGCCATGTGGGCAAGTCGATTATTGGCCGCCCCGATCCCTTGATTCGTCATCACATGGAAATTCGCGGTGTGGGCATCTTGGATATTCGTTCGATGTTCGGTATCCACGCAATTCGCAAGGTGAAAAAAATCGAGATTATTGTCGAGCTGCAGCAGTGGCGCCAGGATGTCTCGTATGAGCGCACGGGCTTGAACGAGATTGAAGAGAACGTCATGGGCGTGAGTATCCCGAAGGTGGTGCTGCCTGTGGCGCCTGGCAAGAACATGACCGTGATTTCTGAAGTCATTGCGATGAATGCGCTTATGAAAATGAGCGGCCAGAACGTGGCGAAGGACTTCAACGAGTCCCTGATGCAGAAGATTAAGGCGAAGGCAAAGGGTGAATTCACCGATGATTTGCTAGATTTTAATCCGCAGAACTGGTCTTTCTATGAATAG
- a CDS encoding TraR/DksA family transcriptional regulator, which yields MAEKKPVKMSDADLKFFEEMLLEKRRELVTAQSDSEKANVFLDQKNQSGDGGDSEGADSATDINSLETNLSLAAREGKYLVYLEEALKRIKNGTFGVCKICGQLIPKARLMAVPTATKCVNCKEETKKKEILDNRMEMAKMFAEAQRKEMLRKAAGR from the coding sequence ATGGCTGAGAAGAAACCCGTAAAGATGAGCGATGCTGATCTTAAGTTCTTTGAAGAAATGCTTTTGGAAAAGAGACGCGAGCTTGTGACCGCCCAGAGCGATTCCGAAAAGGCTAACGTATTTTTGGACCAGAAGAATCAGTCTGGCGACGGCGGCGATTCCGAAGGCGCAGATTCTGCAACGGACATCAACTCGCTTGAAACGAACCTTTCGCTGGCAGCCCGCGAAGGCAAGTACCTCGTTTATTTGGAAGAAGCTCTTAAGCGCATCAAGAATGGAACTTTTGGCGTTTGCAAGATTTGTGGACAGCTGATTCCGAAGGCGAGACTTATGGCCGTACCGACTGCAACCAAGTGCGTGAACTGCAAGGAAGAAACCAAGAAAAAGGAAATCCTTGACAACCGCATGGAAATGGCGAAGATGTTTGCTGAAGCCCAGCGCAAGGAAATGCTCCGCAAGGCCGCTGGCCGCTAA
- the hpf gene encoding ribosome hibernation-promoting factor, HPF/YfiA family: MDIQFSARHFNASAGLQDRIQEEMDKLAKFYPNITSASVILDHEVEHQRHCEISVNITGSVIVASADEENMGKAVDVTLERIKVQLKKANDKQNDHRSQPVSELT, encoded by the coding sequence ATGGATATTCAGTTTTCTGCTCGTCATTTTAACGCATCGGCAGGTCTTCAGGACCGTATTCAGGAAGAAATGGATAAGTTGGCCAAATTTTACCCGAATATCACTAGCGCCTCTGTAATTCTTGACCACGAAGTTGAACACCAGCGTCATTGCGAAATTTCTGTCAACATCACAGGTTCCGTCATTGTCGCTTCTGCCGACGAAGAGAACATGGGCAAGGCAGTCGATGTCACGCTTGAACGTATCAAGGTCCAGCTCAAGAAGGCCAACGACAAGCAGAATGACCACAGATCTCAGCCGGTTTCTGAACTCACGTAA
- a CDS encoding serine hydrolase domain-containing protein, translated as MEISEKLSKLLEKAESEDIFDKAVVGYLLPDGTSHTVTLNTPEDTVFDIASLTKVCPTSTLALSYILEGKLSIDAKVIDFIPELKTNYRDQICVSHLLTHSLDYRVPMKTLRTLSPEGILNALYTYQFSAAPGTIFNYGNPASVLLGILLQRLTGKNLQEQGNERFFTPLGMTRSGYNPLTRVPKSEIAATELCEFRHREIQGEVHDESAWVLQKLFPVGSAGMFSCVPDLLKFVKMILMDGKFEDKQIAPAGILDIVSHNALADSVGAQTALGWELNAPKFMGTKVSPQAFGKTGFTGASIVADPDKGGAIILLSNFTYPHREPNADRIHAFRATLSDAFFGAISE; from the coding sequence ATGGAGATCTCCGAAAAACTATCCAAACTTTTAGAGAAAGCAGAATCCGAAGATATTTTTGACAAGGCCGTCGTAGGTTATTTGCTCCCAGACGGCACGAGCCACACCGTTACGCTCAACACCCCCGAAGACACTGTTTTCGACATTGCGTCGCTCACGAAGGTCTGCCCCACCTCGACGCTTGCGCTCTCGTACATTCTCGAAGGCAAGCTCTCCATTGATGCCAAAGTCATCGACTTTATCCCGGAACTCAAGACAAACTACCGCGACCAGATTTGCGTTTCGCACCTGCTCACGCACAGCCTCGATTACCGAGTGCCGATGAAGACGCTCAGAACGCTCTCGCCCGAAGGAATCCTGAACGCCCTTTACACGTACCAGTTCAGTGCTGCTCCGGGAACAATTTTCAACTACGGAAACCCGGCAAGCGTATTGCTCGGCATTTTGTTGCAAAGGCTTACAGGCAAGAACTTGCAGGAACAAGGTAACGAACGATTCTTTACGCCGCTCGGCATGACGCGTTCGGGCTACAACCCGCTCACACGCGTCCCGAAATCAGAAATTGCCGCAACCGAGCTTTGCGAATTTCGCCATCGAGAAATCCAGGGTGAAGTCCACGACGAAAGCGCTTGGGTTCTGCAAAAGCTTTTCCCCGTCGGGAGTGCCGGCATGTTCAGTTGCGTCCCCGACCTTCTGAAGTTCGTGAAGATGATTCTGATGGACGGCAAGTTCGAGGACAAGCAAATCGCCCCCGCCGGAATCTTGGACATCGTGAGCCACAACGCCCTTGCCGATAGCGTCGGCGCACAGACCGCCCTCGGCTGGGAGCTGAATGCGCCTAAGTTCATGGGAACCAAGGTCTCGCCGCAAGCGTTCGGTAAAACCGGGTTCACGGGTGCAAGCATCGTCGCCGACCCGGACAAGGGAGGCGCCATCATTCTCCTCAGCAACTTCACCTACCCGCACCGCGAACCGAACGCCGACAGGATTCACGCATTCCGCGCCACACTTTCAGACGCGTTCTTTGGCGCAATTTCGGAATAA